GGACAACCTTACCGGACTGCGTAACCGGCGCTTCCTGGCTAACAACCTTTATCACATGTTCCAGCTCGCCTCACGCCACAAGGTGCCAGTCTGCTTTGCCATGCTGGATATCGACCTGTTCAAGCGGGTCAACGATGAACATGGCCACATCGCCGGAGACAAGGTGCTCAAGGAACTGGCCCAGCTGCTCACAGGTTCGTTCCGCAAGAGCGACGTGATCGTCAGATATGGCGGCGAGGAATTCCTGCTCATCTTTTTTGACACCCGGCGCGAGCATTTCATGCACCTGATGGAGGAACTGCGCCACCGCGTGCAGGCCCATAAATTCACCTTCAAGGGCAAGACGATCCGCATCACCGTGAGCATCGGGGTAAGCTGCGAAGTCGTGCCCTGCCTCACGGAAAAACAGCTTTCCGCCTGCATCGAAAAGACCGACGCGGCACTCTACATCGCCAAAAACACGGGCCGCAACATGGTGGTGGGGCACGAAAGCTGAAATTCCGGCTTGACAGCAAAGCGCGCCCCAATATTGTATTTCTGCAAAGGAGTGATTCATGGCCAAGATCGTTGTGAAAAACCTGAACAAGTATTATGACAACACCGTCCACGCCGTCAAGGACGTGTCCTTCGAAGCCGAGGACAAGGAATTCATGGTGCTCGTGGGCCCCTCGGGCTGCGGCAAAAGCACCATCCTGCGCATGATCGCGGGACTGGAGGAGATCTCCAGCGGCGACATCTGGATCGGGGACAAGCTCGTGAACAACGTGCCCCCCAAGGATCGCGACATCGCCATGGTCTTCCAGAACTACGCGCTCTATCCGCACATGACGGTTTTCGACAACATGGCCTTCGCGCTCAAGCTGAGGGGCGAAACCAAGCCGGAGATCAAGACCAAGGTGCAGAGATCAGCCGAGCTGCTGGGTATCGAAAGCCTGCTCAAACGCAAGCCGGGGCAGCTTTCCGGAGGCCAGCGCCAGCGCGTTGCCCTCGGCCGCGCCATTGTCCGTAATCCCAAGGTCTTCCTTTTCGACGAACCCCTTTCCAACCTGGATGCCAAGCTCCGCGTGGCCATGCGCGCTGAGATCGTGAAACTGCACAAACAGCTTGAGAACACGATGATCTACGTCACCCACGACCAGGTGGAGGCGATGACCATGGCGGACCGCATCGTGGTGATGAAAGACGGCGTCATCCACCAGATCGACACTCCCCTGAACATCTACAACGATCCCGCCAACGTCTTTGTGGCAGGCTTCATCGGCTCCCCCGCGATCAACATGGTCGAAGGCAAACTCAGCGGCAGCGGGAACGACCTTGTCTTTGACAGCGGGGATTTCAGCGTCAAGGTCCATAAAGAACACAATCAAGTGTTGTCACCATACCTGGGAAAACCAGTCATCCTGGGCATCCGCCCCGAGGACATCTACGACGCCAGGTTCGATTCCATGGCCGATTTCCCCCAGAGCTTCAACACCATCTGCGACATCGTGGAGCCCCTGGGCAACGAATACCACGTGATCCTGACCACCCCGAAATACAGCTTTACGGCCCGCCTCGATCCCAAGGAACTGCCCAAGATGGGGCAGGAACTGAAGATCAGCCTGGACATGACGCGGGCGCATTTCTTCGATCCGGAAACTGAGGAACGCCTCGTCTGACCTGTAAATATTAGCCCCGATCCTGCCAAGAGGAGGAAGGATGCCAATGAAAGCTTTTCTCTGCCTGTGTTTTGGCCTCCTCGCGGCATCCCTTGCTGCGGTGATCACGGAGGATTCCGCCTCCGCCAACGCGCTCTCCGGAATAACCCTGCTCTCCCAGTCCGTCAGCGATCTGGCCCTTTCCCCCACCATCAACAAAGCCGGCATCGCCTTTTCCACCCACATTCCTTTCAGAGAAGCGGATTGCGGGGTCTATTCACTGAACACGGCCACCCGCCTGAAGCCTTTGCTGATCAGCGCCGGCGGGGCTTTTCTGGACCAGGGGGACTATCGCTGGCAGGATGTTCATCTGGGCCTGGCTTTCCATTACCAAGACCTGAGCCTGGGCTATTCCGAGCACCTCATCTACGAAAGATTCAGCACCCAGCACAGCTACCACACCTGGACGGGAAACCTGGCCCTCAGCTACCGGGGCGAGATGTACGGCAGCGAGATCCGGCTCTTGCATCTGGGCGAGGAGGACGCGGAACTGCATATCAGCGCCAGCACCCGGGTCGTTGATCAGGTCCAGGCCGCCTCATCCTATGTTTACGCGCTCCACGGGGCTGATAGCTTTCGCTTCGCCACCTCCTTCGCCATCGGCGAATCCTTTCTGCTCCAGGCTTCCTGGCAAAACACGCCGCCCCGTTTCGGCGCCGGCCTGAAGTTCACCTACCGGTCCGGAGAGCTCATGTATGCCGTCCGCTCCCACGCGGAGCTGAGCCTCTCGCACAGCCTGGATCTTGGGTTCAACTGGTGAAACGCTTCGCCGCGGCTCTGCTCTTCCTGCTGGGAGCCTGTCTCGCTGGGGCCCAGGGCTTTGACGACCTGATCGAACTGGACGCCCCCGCTTTGGCGGATTCGGCCTGGCAGGACTTTTACAACACCCTCGCTGAACTGGGCCGGCCCCTGAAGCTGGACAGCAGGCTCTATCTGAACCAAACAAGCCGCTATTCATTGCACAGCGCCATCTACAGCCTGGAAAACGAATCCGTGCTGGTGAATTACAAGCGCGATTGGGACGACGGGGAAAGCCGGATGAACTTCCGGATCGGGCTGCAAACCGGGCGCTGGGAAGCGGTCCTGGGTTCCTTCCGCTTCCGCTTCGGACGCGGGATCGTGACCGGAAACGGCTCCAGAAGCCCTTCCGACAGCCTGTTCAGCCTGCGCGAACCCCTTTCCCCGGAAACCTACACGCCCCTGGGCGCGGCGGCCAAGTTCAATCACAAGGCCCTGCGCGCCGGCCTCTTTGGCTCCATGCAGAAACGCGATGCCCGGCTCTCCGGGGAAGCCATTATCAGCCTGCCTTCCAGCCGCTCTGGCATTCTGAGCACCACCCAGGAAAGCGTCTTTGGCGCGACCGCGGGCTTGGACTCCCGGCACTTTCAGAGCGCCGCCCTGCTCTATTGGCAGCATTACGACCGGCCCTTCGCGGATGAGGAAAAGCGCGGCCAGATCTGGGCTGCCAGCCTCTATTCCGCCCTCGATCTGGACTTCACCCGGCTGGACGCAGAACTGGCCTGGGCGGAAGGCGGCCCCTTCGGCCTGGTGGCCTGGAATCTCCGGCTCAAAGGCTTTACCCAAACCTTCAGCTATGCCCGCAATCCGCCCGCAGGGCAGTTTGCCTATGCCCTTTCCCCGGCCCTGCTCAACCGCGCGTACGGCCGGGAGGAATACAGCTCCGACCTCAGGCTGGCCCTGCCCCTGAAAACAACTCTGCAACTGCGTTACAGCCTGAACAGTGGCTCCGGGTTCAGCGGGGAACAGCTTTCCCGCCTGCTGGCCTCTTTGGCCTGGCGAGACGCGGGAAACTCGGTCAAGCTGAGCTATTACAACTTCGACCGCGAGATCATCTCCCTCATCGACTCCACCTACGTTTCGGCCTCGCCCCGCAACCATCGCCTCCTGCTTCAGGCCCGGCATCATTTCCGGCCCCGGCTCCGTCAGGAACTGGAATTTTCCTACAGCCTGGAAGACCGTTCCGACTATACCAACAACACCTATCGGGCCAGCCTGGCCCTGGCTTATGAGCCGGGCAAACTGCGCCTCAAGGCCGGGGTTTTGACCTGGCAAAGCCCGCGCAGCTTCCTCGTGGAGGATGAATTCAGCCCCCAGTACTACAGCATCTGCAGTTCCGAAGACACTGCCCTCTTTGCCTCCGCGTCCCATCAATTCAAGCGCTGGCACTTCTCCGCCTCCGGACGCAAATCCCTGTTGGAGGCCCGGGATTTTCGCCTCTTCCTGCGCCTGGGGCTTTCCATTTTCTGAGTTTTCCATACGGCACTCCTTTTATCAATACGGTGTCAATACGGACTCATTACGGACTTTGTCCGTAATGAGTCCGTATTGACACCGTATTGATAAGGGGAGGCATAGAGACGGAATATTGACAATATGTTTAAATAACATATTGTTATTGTGATAGATATGAATTCTGACGCCGTCTTGGAAAACATATGTGAGGTTTCAGGGATCAACTCCTCGTCAATTTCATTGGCATAGCCTGTCCCGAAAAGGCGCAAGTTGTTGAAGAACTGATTTTAACTGGTGCAGGACAATAGGCCCGGGATTTATCCCGGATTTTCACGGAATTCATGGGTATTTTACAAAATACCCCGCCCCCTCTCCAAACTCAGATTTGATCTGAGTTTGGAGAGGGGGCGGGGTCATGAAACATGGATGGCATCATTTTGCCATGCGACGGCTGAAGCCGCCGCCTATATTCCTTCACCCCACCTGCGGCGGGGTTTGTCCACAGGCCCGGTCGATTTCTTTGCTTGACAAATGTGCGCCCGCGCTCAGATTGAACGAAAATCTGCCCTGTTGGGAGGAAAGATGTTGAGACCAAAAGTTCAGGTCGTGCAACCGATCAAAATGCCCAAACTGAAGCTTCGCCTCTGGGTGGCGATCCTGCTCTGCCTGCTGATTGCCGCTTTTATCCTGTATTTCGTGAGGCCGGTGCTGTCTTTGCGCTTCACCGTGTGGATCGTTCCCCTGATGATCTGCGTGGTGCCGCTCTTGGCCCTGCGCCGGATCCGGCCCTTCGTGAACCTGTTCATCATATTCCTGGGCGCCTGGCTGATCCTGGTGCCGTTCTTTTCCTCGGGAATGTTCAATCCGGGCAGATACCGCAACCTGATCGGCAGGGTGGAGAGCACGGAGTTTTCAGAGCTGGTTTCGCCGGTGAATCTGGACCAGGTGCCGATCATCGATTCCTCCTTCGCCGCGAGCCTCGCGGAAAAGAAGCTGGGCGAGGATTTTGCCCTGGGCAGCCGGGTCGTTTTGGGCAATCCGACGATCCAGATGGTGGAGGGAAAACTGTTTTGGGTGGTGCCCTTGCTGCACAGCGGGTTTTACAAATGGCTGGCCAACCGCAAGGACGGGACTCCTGGCTACATCAAGGTTTCCGCCACCAATCCCCAGGACATCACCTTCATCCGCGAACTGGGCGGCAAGCCGATCAACCTCCGCTATCAGCGCAATTCCTTCTTCGGACAGGACCTCTACCGCCACCTCTATTTCCATGGCTTTGCCGGAAAAGGCCTGGCTGGAGACACTTTTGAACTGGACGACAATGGCGAGCCGCACTGGACCATCACCACCTTCACCCACAAGATCGGAGTGAGCGGCTCGGAGGCCACCGGACTGATCACCGTTCACGCCCAGAGCGGCAAGATCAGCTTTTATCCTCTTGTGAAGGGCGAAAACGGCTATGACGACTCGAACATCCCGGCCTGGGTGGACCGCGTTCACCCTTCCTATTTCGTGATCCCCCAGCTTTCCTGGTGGGGAAAATACGTGCACGGGTTCTGGAACACGCTCTTTGGCAAACGCGACATGCTGGAGGTGACACGCGGCTACAACGTCATCTACGGCCGCGACCAGCGCAGCTATTTCTACACCGGGCTTTCCAGCGTGGGCGCGGATGAAGGCACGGTGGGCTTTTCGCTCACCGACACGCGCAACAAAAGCAGCCATCTCTACCTGCTTTCCGGCGCCACAGAGATCGCCGCCATGCGCTCCGCCGAGGGTAAGGTGCAGAATTTCAAGTACAACGCCACCTTCCCCATCCTGGTGAACATGAACGGCCGGCCGACCTATTTCATGACCCTCAAGGACGGGGCGGGCCTGGTGAAGATGTTCGCCTTCGTTTCGGTGCGCGATTTTTCGCTGGTGGGGGTGGGCGAAAGCGTGCGCAGCGCCCGGGACAATTACCAGATGGCGCTGGCCGGAAGCAGGATCGGGGTCATTCCTGAAGGCGCCGATGTCCAGACCAACCTGGAAGGAACGATCAGCCGCTTTGGCAGTGATATCAAGGACGGACGGACCTACTACTATTTCAGCCTGGCGGAAAAACCGGACAAGATCTTCATCGCCACCAGCAACCTGAGCAGCTATCTGCCCCTGAGCGGAAGCGGAGACCGGGTCCGGATCGCCTTTCTGGACAGCGAAGACAAGGATATCAGCCTCACCGGGCTGAAAAACCTCAGTCTGGGTGAGGAATAGAGCGGTCCAACTCGCGGGAATGGTTTTTAGGCCAGGTTTCCCAAGCTGCCGGATTTGGGGTTCCGGCACTTTTTGCTTGACTCAGCGCGCGATTTGAGGATAAATGCATTTTCGGCTGGATAAACCTGCTGTTAAGACCAAATTAGATCCATAAAGGCGGATTGATGGACGGAATTACAGAACACCATTTGCTGATCTTCCTGCTGCAGTTCGCGCTGCTGCTTGGCGCCTGCAAACTTGTGGGCTATTTCCTCGAGAGGATCAAGCAACCAACCATCACCGGAGACATCCTGGTGGGGCTGATCCTGGGTCCGGCGATCTTTGGCCGCTATCTGCCCGGCCTGCAGGGCAAGATCTTTCCGGACAACGCGATCCAGTGGACAATGCTGGGCACGGTGGCCTGGTTTGGCAACCTGTTTTTGCTAATGGAGACCGGCCTGGAGATCAATTTCTCCCGGGTTTGGAAACAGCGCAAAGGCGCTTTCCGCCTAAGTTTCATCGATATGATCATACCCCTGGCGGTGTGCTTCATCCCCTTCTATTTCATCCCCTCGCATTACCTGATCGACCCCTCCCAAAGGGTCATCTTTGCCCTCTTCATCGCTTCGATCATGACCATCAGCGCTCTGCCCGTGGCGATCCGCGGCCTGCAGGACCTGGGCATCCTCAAGACCGATGTGGGCTTCCTGATCGTTTCGGCCCTCACCATGAACGACGTGGTGGGCTGGGTGCTGTTTACCATCATTCTGGGAATCTTCGCGCGGGGCAGCGTGGAGACCGGATTCCTGATCAAACTGATCGTCCTGACCCTGCTCTTTGCCGGGCTGGCGCTGACCGTTTTCCGCAGATTGGTGGATAAGGCGGTGACCCTGATCCATACCCGGATCGGCCCGGAAACCGGCTACAAAACGACCTTCATCGTGATCGTGGGCATGCTGTTCGGCGCCCTGACCCTGCGGATCGGGATCCATTCCCTGTTCGGCTTCTTCCTGGCCGGCATCGTGCTCGGCGAAGCCAAACACATCAGCGAAAAGGACCGCCAGACCATCCACCGTATGGTCTATTCCATCTTTGTGCCCATCTTCTTTGCCAACATCGGCCTGCACGTGGACATTTTGGCCAACCTGGACCTGCTCCTGGTAAGTGTGATCACGGTCCTGGGCGTCGCGACCCGCTATCTGGGCGCGTTTCTGGGCGCCAAATGGGCCAAACAGGACCGCCAGAACCTGCAAACCATCGCCATTTCACACATCGCGGGGGGCGAGATGCACATCGTGGTGGCCATGCTGGCCTTCAGTTCGCATCTAATCACGGAAAGGGTGTTTGTGAGTGTGGTCGCGGGCTCCATCTTCTCCACCATCATCTTCGGGCCCTGGCTGGCCCACGCCCTGAAAAAGCTGCGCAAGGACATGCTGGACTTCATCTTCTCCAGCCAGAACGTGCTGATCGATCCCGAATCCCGCACCCGCGAGGAACTGCTGGACAGCCTGGTGAGTAACGTGGCGGCGCAGACCGGCTTGGAGGAAAGCTATCTGCACAGTGAGATCTATGCCCGCGAAGAACAGCTCACCACGGCCGCCGGAAGGGGTGTGGCTTTCCCGCACGCCCATCTGGAGGGGATTTCCAGCAGCAAGCTGTTTGTGGTCAAACCCTTGCATGGGATAGATTGGGACAGCCCGGACGGCGCGGAGGTCCATCTTGTGCTCCTGACCCTCACTCCGGCCGCCAAGCCGGAAACCCAGCTGCGCCTGATGCAAAACCTCTTTTCCACCGTACGCGACGCCAAAACGCTGGAAACGGTCATGCGCAGCGAAGATCCCCACCAGATCTACGAACTGCTGGCCAAACACATCAACCAATGCGACCAATGCCTGATCAACCAACAGGCCTGAGGATGATGCATGGATCTTGAATCCCAACAAAGCACAAGAGAACAAGACACGAGGCTCCTGCAATTGAGGATCCAGCGCCTGTTTCACGGGGAAAAGGTCCTCCTGCGGGACATCGTTGTGAGCGTCGACCGGGGCGAGCGCATCCTGATCGTGGGTCCCACCGGAGCGGGTAAAAGCTCGCTGCTCAACACTTTGAACCTGATGAACCATGGCTATGAGGGCCAGATAGCCTTCGCCGGCAGGGATGTCCGCGAATACAAGCCGGAAGAGCTGCGCAGCCGCATCTGCATGGTGCTGCAGGAACCCTATCTGGAACCGGGAACCGTGCGCGAAGCTCTGGACCGGCCTTTGCTCTACCATGCCCACAAGTACAAGGAACTGCCGGACCGCGAGGAAAGGATCAAAGCCCTCTTTGACAGTTTCCAACTGCCCCAGGTCTATCTGGACCAGGACGCGGAAAAGCTCTCCGGCGGTGAAAAACAGCGCGTGGCCCTGGTCCGGGCCCTGCAGTTCAGCCCTGAGATCCTGCTCTTGGACGAGATCAGCTCCGCCCTGGACCAAAAGACCTCCGGGATCATTTCCGATTGCATTTTCGCCAGTTACCCCGGAACCGTGATCGCCATCTCCCACGATCCCCTCTGGCAAAGCCGCTGGCAGAGGGCCTGGAGCCTGGAGCAGGGAATTTTGCGCGACACCACGAAAAGGGAGGCATGATGGACATCAGCTATCTTGGCCTCGGATTATCCGCCCTGCTGCTGGTCATTCCAGTGCTGATCTTCCTGCATCTGAAGCTGGGCCTGATCCGCCAGCTCTTCACTTCCTTTGCCCGCATGATCGTCCAACTGGCCGTGATCGGGCTGGTCCTGCAGTTCATATTTGGGCAAATGAACCTCTGGCTCACGTTGCTCTGGCTGCTGGTGATGCTGGCCAATGCCATCTTCACCCTCCGCGGCAGGCTGAAATTCCAGAAAAGGATCTTGCTCCCGATCGTGGCCATGGCGCTGGCTTTCACCAGCCTGGTCGTCATGCCCTGGATCCTGCTCCTGGTGGTGCGCCCCCAACCATTTTTCGCGCCGATGTTTGCCATCCCCATCTACGGCATGGTGCTGGGCAACAGCATGAACAGCTGCGCTTTGGCCCTGGAACGCTTTGAAAGCGGCCTCAGCGAAAACTGGCGGGCCTATTACACCCGGCTGAGCCTCGGCGCCAGCCTCTGGGAAGCCATCCTTCCACCTTTCAAAAAGGCGATGCAGGCTTCCCTGATGCCCCAACTCCTCACCATTGCTTCGATCGGGGTGGTGAGCCTGCCCGGCATGATGACGGGCCAGATCCTGGGTGGGGCCTCACCCTTGGTGGCGATCAAATACCAGATGATGATCATGATCTCCATCTTCAGCGGAGTCACGCTCACGGATTACGTCGCCATCCGGCTCTACCTGAGCAGGCGCTTTGACAGATATTACCTGCCCGTGGAGGAAAACGCGTCAGCCAAGCCCTGATGGGGGTCCCGGGCAGCGCTTTGTGTCTGGGGAAACGCCCCATTGAGGGGGTTGAGAATCTTCCCGGGCATCCATGCCTGCCAAACATCCGGGGCCAGGAGGATTTTTCACTTGACAGTCCGTTCATAGCCAATTAAAAGTGATTAAGACACCTATAACAACAGGAGCCGGATGTCAAAGCTCCGAACAGCTCCGAAATTTTTAAGAAAAGGATATGCCATGTTACACAATTACACCGACCTCATCTCCCAACTGCTTGAATACAAACCCTCTTATGACGCGCAGATCAAAAAACTGGAAGCGCAAGCCATCCCTGAAAGCCTGCCCCTGCGGGATCTCTTCGCGGAAACCAAAAGCATCGCCCTGCAGGGTGACAAATTCGGCCGCTTGCTGGAACAGGATCCGGAATTCAAAAGCATCTCCCTGGCAGAACTTGCAGCCCTGAACCAGGAATTCTTCGCCCCCCTCGAGCCGGAAACCGGATATCAAAACAGCCTCGCCGATCCGGACCACGCCGTCAAACTCTACGGCGAGGGCCTGGGCCAGCTTTGCTCCGCCATCTACACCAGATTCAGGAACATGCGCCAGTATTTCACCAGCCAAAACTATCTCCAGTTGGACGAACTGCTGCGGCTCTGGTTCCGGCTGTTCGAGCTTGCCTCCCAAGGCCAGACGGAATATGAGGCCTGGAACCAGGAGGTCCGGCTGCTCCAGACTGAAAACCTGAAGCTCAAATCCCTGCTCCAGAACCTCCAGCGCCTCAGCCCGGACGCGGATTATCATGCCAGAATCATCCGCACTGCCGATCTGAGCGACCTCCGCTACCTTTACAGATACGGAATCCATCTCAGCGAGCACGATTTCGCCCTGGCGGAATTCCTGAGCAAGTATCCAGAAAAGGACCTGGCCGCGATCGCCTCCTTCATCGTGCAAAGCTGGGTGGACGGCTTCACACGGGCCAAGAAAGACCATCGCCTCAAGCGCTACGCCAATGTCATCATTCCCTGCGGCATGGAACGCCTGGGCCGGCTGCTGATCGCTGAACTGGAAAGGATCGGGATGCAGCCGCTGGTCCCGCTGCCCCATTCCAAAGGCATCAACAAGCAATACGCTTATGACCACAGGTTCGACCAGGCCCTCTTCCTGGACCGGGAATTTGTGGACCAAAGCCTCGCCCTGGCCGCGGAAATCCTGGAAGACCTGAAAGACCTGATCTCCGCGCAGGCCGGGCCCGTTTACGTCGAGCTGTTCGGCGAAACACCCTTCTCCCCCAAGGCCAAATCCACGGCCCTGCAGCTCAGCCCTGAGCAGCAGCAGCTTTGGCGCGAACTGCAGGCCAAAAACGCCCAGATGTATTTCCAATATTACCGCCGCGACGAAGCCAGCTTCACCATCATCGCCTTCCCTTCTCCGGAGATCGGGGCCAAATTCCCGGAGATCTTTGCCGACACGCTTCGCATCAACCTTCTGGACAGCAAGCGCTACGCCATGATCCAGCAAAACATCATCAATGTGCTGGACACCGCAGAATACGTCCACGTGAAAGGCAAACCCGGCAACGACACGGACATCATGGTCAAAATGCATACCATCAAAGATCCCGTGCACGAGACCAACTTCGAGAATTGCGTGGCCGACGTGAACATCCCCGTGGGCGAGGTTTTCACATCCCCCGTTTTGAAAGGAAGCACCGGCACCCTGCACGTCGAGGACATTTACCTGGGCAGCCTCCGCTATTTCAACCTCAGGATGCATTTTGAGGACGGCTGGGTGAAGGATTATTCCTGCACCAATTTCAATGACCCCGCCGAAGGCAAAAAATACATCCACCAAAACCTGCTTTTGCCCCACGACACCCTCCCCATCGGCGAATTCGCCATCGGAACGAACACCACGGCCTACCAAATGGCCCGCAAATACGACATCCTCTCCCTGCTGCCCATCCTCATCATCGAAAAGATGGGGCCGCACTTCGCCATCGGCGACACCTGTTTCAGCCACGAAGAGGACGCCCCGCATCCCAGCTTCGTCAACGGCAAGGAAATGATCGCCGTGGAGAACGAAAAATCCGCCACCCGCAAGGAAGATCCCGTCAACGCCTACACCCAGAAGCACATGGACATCACCCTGCCCTATGAGATGCTGGAATCGATCTCCGCCATCACGCCCGAAGGCAAGAGGATCGACATCATCCGCGACGGCCGCTTCGCCGTGCCCGGAACCCAGGAGCTGAACATACCTCTGGATGAGGGTTGGTAAATTGTCCCGATAACCCCCCTGTCTTTTAAGGAAACAACAAAAGCTGCTCCGGAGCGGGAACATGGCTGCCTTATCCCGTGAAGATGATTTATGTTGACAGAAAAACCAGCATTCGCGATAATAGTTTTTTATATCGTGAAAGTTTTTTAATATGTCAAACAATGGCTGCACTGGCATCACTGGTGAATCATGAAACAGCTTTTACTGGAGCAACATATGAAAACTGCCGAGTTTGAACGGCTTTCTCGGAGTTTTTCGGCTTGGATGCTGGCTTTGGCGCTGATCGCGGTCCTGCTGGCCGCGGGCTGCGGCAGAACGCATAAAGAGGAGATGAGGATTGGGGTCATCAAGCCCTCGGTGGACCATTTGCCTCTGACCCACGCGCATCAGACCGGCCAGCTCTCCCCGCACGTCAAGCTGGTCAATTTCAGCTCCGGCTGGGAGGTTCAGGAAGCATTGATCGCGGGCAGGATCGACGCGGCCATCATGCCTTTCACCTATGCCTGGAACGCCGCTTCCCTGGGCTATCCGCTGCGCATCGTATCCCATTTCGAACTTGAGACAGACGGCATCATCGTTCCCTCCGGCTTGAGCAACTTCGCTGAATTGAACGAGGCCAGGATCGGTTTGCTGAAAGCCTCGACGCTGGAAATCCTGTTCATCGATTGGGCCCGGGAAAGGGGAATCATCTACGATCCGGTCTATTTCCGCACCCCCAATGAGATGGCCGCCGCCCTGGAGGTTGGGGACGTGGACGCCATCGTGACCTATGAACCCCTGATCCAGAAGCTGCCCGCGCGGTTCAAGGTGCTGCACTATTTCAAGGCGGATTATCCCGGCCATCCCTGCTGCGATTTTGTGATCAATGTTTCCGGGCTCACGCAACAGCGCCGGGATGAATACCGGGAGCTGCTGGATGCCGTGAAGCTCTCCCAGGACGCCGCGAACAGAGCGGAAAACGAACTGCTGGACCTGGCCGGGCGCCTCTATGGGCTGGACCGGGATCAGACCCGAAACGCGCTTTCCAATACGGTGTACATGACCGGCCTGAGCGAGGCTGGCATGGCCTTTGAACGGAAAATGACCGGAATGGCCATCGAATTGGGCTATCAATACCAGGAACTGGACGACTCGGAGATCTTCCTCAGGCTCGAATGATCGATTGGGCCCAGTTGCTGTCCGATCTTGGGCAAACCCTCCTGTGGGCGGCGCTGTGGACAACGCTGTCCTGGCTGGTCGGAATTGGGCTGGGCTATCTGGCCTACAGGTCTCGCGTCGCCCAACGTGTCCTGGTGCCGCTGTCGCTGCTGACAAACCCCGCCGCAGGTGGGGTGAAGGACAATAGGCGGAGGCTTTAGCCGTCGTATGTCAAAATTACGCCCTCCATGTTTCAGACCCGGCTTGTCCCGAAGGGACATGGTATGGTAGCGATGGATTTTGAACCCGGCGCTACATCGCTTTGTCCCTACGGGACAGGCTGAACGCACCACATCAGCTTGGATTATCTCCCCAGACCTTCACA
The Candidatus Syntrophosphaera sp. DNA segment above includes these coding regions:
- a CDS encoding ABC transporter permease, yielding MDISYLGLGLSALLLVIPVLIFLHLKLGLIRQLFTSFARMIVQLAVIGLVLQFIFGQMNLWLTLLWLLVMLANAIFTLRGRLKFQKRILLPIVAMALAFTSLVVMPWILLLVVRPQPFFAPMFAIPIYGMVLGNSMNSCALALERFESGLSENWRAYYTRLSLGASLWEAILPPFKKAMQASLMPQLLTIASIGVVSLPGMMTGQILGGASPLVAIKYQMMIMISIFSGVTLTDYVAIRLYLSRRFDRYYLPVEENASAKP
- a CDS encoding cation:proton antiporter, yielding MDGITEHHLLIFLLQFALLLGACKLVGYFLERIKQPTITGDILVGLILGPAIFGRYLPGLQGKIFPDNAIQWTMLGTVAWFGNLFLLMETGLEINFSRVWKQRKGAFRLSFIDMIIPLAVCFIPFYFIPSHYLIDPSQRVIFALFIASIMTISALPVAIRGLQDLGILKTDVGFLIVSALTMNDVVGWVLFTIILGIFARGSVETGFLIKLIVLTLLFAGLALTVFRRLVDKAVTLIHTRIGPETGYKTTFIVIVGMLFGALTLRIGIHSLFGFFLAGIVLGEAKHISEKDRQTIHRMVYSIFVPIFFANIGLHVDILANLDLLLVSVITVLGVATRYLGAFLGAKWAKQDRQNLQTIAISHIAGGEMHIVVAMLAFSSHLITERVFVSVVAGSIFSTIIFGPWLAHALKKLRKDMLDFIFSSQNVLIDPESRTREELLDSLVSNVAAQTGLEESYLHSEIYAREEQLTTAAGRGVAFPHAHLEGISSSKLFVVKPLHGIDWDSPDGAEVHLVLLTLTPAAKPETQLRLMQNLFSTVRDAKTLETVMRSEDPHQIYELLAKHINQCDQCLINQQA
- a CDS encoding aminopeptidase; this encodes MLHNYTDLISQLLEYKPSYDAQIKKLEAQAIPESLPLRDLFAETKSIALQGDKFGRLLEQDPEFKSISLAELAALNQEFFAPLEPETGYQNSLADPDHAVKLYGEGLGQLCSAIYTRFRNMRQYFTSQNYLQLDELLRLWFRLFELASQGQTEYEAWNQEVRLLQTENLKLKSLLQNLQRLSPDADYHARIIRTADLSDLRYLYRYGIHLSEHDFALAEFLSKYPEKDLAAIASFIVQSWVDGFTRAKKDHRLKRYANVIIPCGMERLGRLLIAELERIGMQPLVPLPHSKGINKQYAYDHRFDQALFLDREFVDQSLALAAEILEDLKDLISAQAGPVYVELFGETPFSPKAKSTALQLSPEQQQLWRELQAKNAQMYFQYYRRDEASFTIIAFPSPEIGAKFPEIFADTLRINLLDSKRYAMIQQNIINVLDTAEYVHVKGKPGNDTDIMVKMHTIKDPVHETNFENCVADVNIPVGEVFTSPVLKGSTGTLHVEDIYLGSLRYFNLRMHFEDGWVKDYSCTNFNDPAEGKKYIHQNLLLPHDTLPIGEFAIGTNTTAYQMARKYDILSLLPILIIEKMGPHFAIGDTCFSHEEDAPHPSFVNGKEMIAVENEKSATRKEDPVNAYTQKHMDITLPYEMLESISAITPEGKRIDIIRDGRFAVPGTQELNIPLDEGW
- the ugpC gene encoding sn-glycerol-3-phosphate ABC transporter ATP-binding protein UgpC — translated: MAKIVVKNLNKYYDNTVHAVKDVSFEAEDKEFMVLVGPSGCGKSTILRMIAGLEEISSGDIWIGDKLVNNVPPKDRDIAMVFQNYALYPHMTVFDNMAFALKLRGETKPEIKTKVQRSAELLGIESLLKRKPGQLSGGQRQRVALGRAIVRNPKVFLFDEPLSNLDAKLRVAMRAEIVKLHKQLENTMIYVTHDQVEAMTMADRIVVMKDGVIHQIDTPLNIYNDPANVFVAGFIGSPAINMVEGKLSGSGNDLVFDSGDFSVKVHKEHNQVLSPYLGKPVILGIRPEDIYDARFDSMADFPQSFNTICDIVEPLGNEYHVILTTPKYSFTARLDPKELPKMGQELKISLDMTRAHFFDPETEERLV
- a CDS encoding ATP-binding cassette domain-containing protein, yielding MDLESQQSTREQDTRLLQLRIQRLFHGEKVLLRDIVVSVDRGERILIVGPTGAGKSSLLNTLNLMNHGYEGQIAFAGRDVREYKPEELRSRICMVLQEPYLEPGTVREALDRPLLYHAHKYKELPDREERIKALFDSFQLPQVYLDQDAEKLSGGEKQRVALVRALQFSPEILLLDEISSALDQKTSGIISDCIFASYPGTVIAISHDPLWQSRWQRAWSLEQGILRDTTKREA